The DNA segment TGAAACCCACAGGCGCTGCTATATGAGCAGATTGCTCAAATGGAACTGCTAAAATCACAGCAACATTGAGGGGTGTTACATACCCCATGCTCCGCCGATTAACGATCAGATCGAGAGGTCCCTGCCATGTCCACGCTTCATACCGTCGACGACCATTCGCTCACCGACGAGGACACCGACCTCTTCGAGCTGCTGTGCCGGCGCCGGGATTGGTCGGACCAGTATCTGAAGGAGATCGAATCCACCGAGCATGATGAACTCCTGGACCTGGCCGAGATGGTCGAAGCCCTTCATGACGCCCGGACCACGGGTAAGAAGATCACCATCGCCCCCGACTTCGACATGGATGGCATCGCTTCCGGCGTCCTCGGCTACGCGGGCCTGGCCGAGCTCGGCTTCAATGTTGAGCTGCACCTGCCCGACTACCGCCGAGGCCACGAGCTCGCGCCCGAGGACATCGCCGAGATCCACGCGAAGTGGCCCGACACACGGGTTCTGCTCACCTGCGACGGGGGAGTGAACTCCCACCGCGGCGTCGCGGCCGCGCGCGCCCTGGGCTGGACGACGCTGGTGACCGATCACCATGAGGAGCTCGCGCCGGGCTCGACCGCGGACGTCACCGTCGACCCGTGCCGGATCCACGAGACCTACGCCCACACTGGGATCTGCGGTGCCCACGTGCTCTACCAGGTGATTGAGGCCTACGCCCGCGTACACCGGACCGTGAAACTCTGGGAGATCCGCCTGCTGCGCCTGTTCGCCGGCCTCGGCACTGTCTCCGACGTCATGCCCGTGCTGTACGAGAACCGTCAGCTGGTGCGTGACGCGATCTCGATCGCCCGGCTGCTGCGCGTCGCCGCGCCGAAGACGATTCCCAATCCCTGGGGCGGGTTCGACGCTGACCCCGATGCCATCGACGTCGAGCAGTCGATCCTGATGCAACTCTTGCGCACTGAGCCCCACCACCCCGTATTCCTGCGGACCTTCGAGGGCTTCGCGATCGTGCTCAAGGCCTTCGCTCAGATCGGCAAGATCCGCGATCTCGACGACCTCGACGAGGGCTTCTTCGGTTTTTACCTTGCCCCGGCGATGAACAGCCCGCGGCGCACGGAGGCCTCGCTGGAGCCGTGCTTCCAGGTATTCACGGCCGCCGGCGCTGACGAGAAGCTCAAGGCCGCCCACCAGGTGATCGAGACCAACGAGCTGCGCAAACAGCTAGTCATCAAGCACATGAAAGAACTCGGCACTGGGGAGCAGCCGTTGGCCCCGTGGGTGTACTTCTCGGACGCTTACCCGGGCATGTACGGGCTGCTGGCCAACCAGATGATGGAGCGTAACGGTCATCCGGTAGTCGTGGTGAACCGGCCCGCCGGTGCCGACGACTTCGTCTCGGGCTCCGGTCGCGCGCCGGGATGGTTCAACATCATCAACAGCCTGGAACCCTATGACGGGCTGAGCGCTATCGGGCACCAGCAGGCCTGCGGCGTCCGCGTCGCGAAAGCCAAGAAGCTGGGCGACCTCGTCACGGTGCTGCAGGAGGCGACTCAGGTCGCCCTGCTCGCCGTCAGCACCGATGGCCCGAACGGTGATCTCGTGCTCGGCCCGGACGACGACTGCGACGCCGGCCTCGAGGACCTGCAGCCGTTGTTCGAGCTGGTGCGCCGGACCGAGGGGCTCAAGCCCTTCGGTCACGGCTTCACCGCCCCGGTCGTCGAGATCGCGATCGAGCCCCTGGGCCTACGCGTGGACCGGATCGGATCCGAATCGCAGCACCTGCGCCTGGTCACCCGGTCCGGCCTGTCCTGCCTGTGGTGGAACGTCGCCGAGGAGAAGTACGAGGTGCTCCAGAGCCTGGGGCGGCGCGCCAGCCGTACCGAGCTGGGAACGCTGCGCTTCGTGGCCTCGCTGCAGCTGAATACCTTCCGCGGTGACACCCGGGTACAGGCCGTTATCGGCGAGCAGATCACCACGGCTGCGTGAGATGCACGAAGGGGGAGGGGAGGCCATGGCGGCGTCACCGATCATTTCGCATCTGCTCAGCATCGCCTGGTGCGTCCTCGTGCCGTTGGCCGTCGTCGCTGTCTACCTCGGCCTCGGGACGGGCGCGGTCCTCCTCGTCGGGGAGCCGGTCCTCGCGACCGCTGCTCTGGGCATGCTCGTCGTGGTCCTCGTGGGCGCGACGAGGATCCTGCGGCCGGCGTGGCTCGCGCATGCAGCGGCCCCATGCCCGAAGAGAGAGACCCCCGGCTTCGGATGGACCGTCCTGGGCTGTGCAGCCCTGGCCTTCCTCGCCGGCCAGTCACTGGCCTTGTGGATCTACCGCACGGCCGGATCCACCGGCTTCGACGCCTCGAACCAGACCAGGCACGCGGCCGGAGCGGTGGCAACTCTTCTGCTCACCCTCGTCGCGGCGCCGGTGGGGGAGGAATTCCTGTTCCGAGGGTTGATCTACCCGTTGCTGCGCAAGCGGATGGGCGTCCCCGTCTCAGCGCTGGTCTCTGCCGTGGTGTTCGGCTTGCTGCACGGCAATGCCGTGCAGTTCGCCTCGACCCTGCCGCTGGCGGTACTCCTGGCCCTGCTCTACGAACGCACGCGCGCACTGTGGCTCTGTGTGCTCCTGCACCTGGGCTTCAATCTCACCGCGACCCTCGCTCCGGCGCAGGCGATGGGCGCTCTGGCGAACCCGGTCTCTGCGATGTTCCTGTGCCTGGCATTTGCCGGGTGTTCTGTGGGGCTCTACCGGCGGGTCGCCAGCGGGACCCCGCCGGGCGCAGTCCCGGGCACGGGAGACGAGTCCGTGATGCCGTAAGCGAGGTTCTCAGCCTCTTCTGGAAGACGATGGTGCTCTCTGCGCAGGACCTGACGGGCTATTTGTCCGCTGGTCGCTGGTGCGGAGAGCCTATTCGTGGTGACCGGAGTGATCCGATCACCGAGGTATGACTGAAAGTAACTGTTCAGTCATACTCATCAGGAGAGGAGAGGATCTCATCATGGCCATCGTCAGTACCTGTACGTACGATTCGCGAGGACGGCTCGTCCGCCCCGACCCGCTCGATATCAGTCGTGCGAAGATCCGTCTGGACCTCGACATTGGTGAGAAGCCGACCTTCGAGCGCGGTCACACGCACGTCTTCGTCGTCTCCGACATGGGCGTCACCGCCGAGCAGGCCCGTGGGCGCGTGGGCGCGAGGCTACGCCAGTTCTTCGATCGGGTCGAGGCCGTTCGCGGCTGCCACAAGATCACTGTGCAGAAGCGTCAGAGCAAGAACCCGCTCAACCTCAACACCACGATTTCCTACGAGATCCTGTACGTCGTCGAATCGGACGAGCGATCCCGTAGCCGCAGTTCTGTGTCCCCCAATGAGGGATACCGGCGGGGCTGGAGCACGGTCACCCCTTAGGTGATGCGCGCCGTCCGCGCCTCGTAGTCAACGGCACATGCAAAGAGGCCAGAGAGTTCCCTTCCCACGGGGAGACTCTCCGGCCTCTTTGGTTTCACGTTCCAGTGCAACATCGATCACCTGGCGCCAACGATAGCAGCTGGCGCAGATCACTCGCAATGAGCGGCGAATGCCAGTCCAGCCCCTTTCGCTTCGAGTGAAGTCTCGTGAACGAAGCGACTCTGGCGCAACTCTGAATCATGTCCGGAGGGCCCGTCAGGGGCTCTCGATGAGCCTAAGAGCGCCGAGGCCGGCCCGCTTTCGCGCTACACGAACCAGTTACACGATCTGGTAGATCGTGTAGGCCGGTCCAGGCCAGCGCGCGGCGGTCCCTCGCTCAGATCTGGTCGCGCCGCCTGAGAGCCGCGCAGCAACCCGACGCGGGAGGCTGCCTCAGGGTGGTCGCCAGGAATGCGCACCGGGCCGCTGAAGCCCCGCGTGTACCACGAGACGTGGTACACCTCCGGAACTCACGTCTGACGTGGGAGGACACCTGTCCCACGAGGGTCTGCCTCGCACCGGGTGTACCACGTGGGAAAAGCGAGGTGGTACGACGTTTTGCCTGGTCAACCTGCGTTTCCCATCGATGTACCACGTGTACCAAACTTTTTTCATCGTTTACATAGGGACGTGTTCGAGAGCGCCGACCGGCTCCAGCGCTGGCTGGACGGCCTGCTTCGTTAGCCCCCTCTTGCGCATGTATCCAGTCTCTATTTTCCGGTACAAGTGGTACAGGGGGTATATAACCCCTTCCCGACCTGGGTAAATGCCTGTACCACGTAGAAAATGTCACGTGGTACACCCTGCTCTTGGGCTCCCGAGATTTCTGCTCTGACCTGGGAAAATAGGTGTACCACGTCAAGTGGTACAGGCACCGATACCCCTGCAGGGTATGAGGCGTTGGAAACCGTCCTGGGGGGACGTTCGGTCGGTGTGCTGGCAGTGGCTGGCCCGGCTGGCCGGAAGAACTCCTCCGGACCTCGACCAACGGGCCGGGCGGCTCACGCCGCCCGCGGGTGCATGGTCGAGCATGGGAAGTCGGTAACTCCGAAGGTGTGCACCCCCGGGTCACTGATTCTCACGTCTGATCCAGGTTTGCGAGGCGTGTGGTACGGCCGTGGCGGTCGCGCGCGTCCCCTCGGTGCCTGTCGGTGGCCCATCCGGATCTCTTTTGCGCGCCATGGAGGACCCCGGTATTCCTCTTGTTGAATGATGATTGAATCGTTGCGATAGGATACTCGGATGGCATACGGTTGAGATCACGTTCCATTCGATTGCGAGTCCAATCGGCTTCCCACGCATCGCCGGCAGGATCTCGATCGAGAAAGCAGCGACATGACGCCTCCTGATGCCCCCACGTCTCTACCTGCCGACGGCTGCATCGCCGGACCGCGCACCAACCCCGTCGCCGACGTCCTGTCCAGCGTCATGAAGTACTTCTCGGGCCGCGACGACATGGCTCCGCAGAACGAGATCATCACGTACGTCACTGCGGTCTACCTCGATCACATCGATCTAGACACCCCTCCGACGCCTCGCGTCCTGGAGAAGCAGCTGCTGGCGATCGTCAATGGCGTCTGCAAGTCGGAGAACTTCAAAGCGGCCACCGCCACCGAGAGGCTGCCGCTGCTGCGGTGTCTGACGTACTGGCAGGTCGCGCAGATCTTGCTGCGTCTGCACCACGTCATCCGCATCGCACCTAACGCCAAGGACACCGACCGCGAGTACGACCTGCTGGCGATGTACCAGGCCAACGGCCGCGCGCGCGGAACGTATACCACCAGCGAGGACGACATCCGCACCGCGGTTCGCATGTACAACACCCAGTTGACCCTCAAGGAATTCGCCGAGGTCCTCGCCGTTCTGCGCGAGGACAGCCCGCGCCGGCACCAGAGCACGAACCGTGACTTCATCGCCGCGCGCAACGGCATCGTCTTCTACGGCACCGAACCACTGGACGTCACGGTCTTCGGCAAGGACTTCCACTTCGAGCCCAAGCAGGTCCACCCCTTCGACCCCGCTATCGTGCTGCTGACCAAGAATGATGTCGATTATGTGGACGACGCCCCGCAGCAGATCATCACGCACCCCGAGGACGGAAACTGGGACGTCGTTTCCTGGATCGAGGAGCTCTTCGACCAGCCTGGTGACGAGGGTCTCGCCGATCTGATCTGGGAGATCATCGGCGCGATCATCCGGCCGCACGTGCGCTGGGGCAAGACCGCCTGGTTCTACTCGGAGCAGGGCAACAACGGCAAGGGCACGCTCTGCGCGCTCATGCGCAATCTGGTCGGCAGCGGTGCGCACACCTCGATCCCGCTCTCGGACTTCGGCAAGGACTTTGCGCTCGAACCGCTGGTGCGCGCCAACGCGATCATCGTCGACGAGAATGACGTCGGCACCTTCATCGACAAGGCGGCCAACCTGAAGGCGATCGTGACCAACGACGTCATCCAGATCAACCGCAAGTACCGGATGCCGATCGCCTACCAGTTCTTCGGCTTCATGGTCCAGTGCCTGAACGAGTTTCCGCGCGTGAAGGACAAGTCCGAGTCGTTTTACCGGCGGCAGCAATTCGTGCCCTTCACCAAGAGCTTCACCGGAGCCGAGAAGAAGTACATCAAGGACGACTACCTCCAGCGCCCCGAGGTCCTGGAGTACGTCTTCTGGCACGCGATCAACCGCGCCGGCACGTCCTCTCCGGGGGACTACTACCAGCTCTCCGAGCCGGTAGCGACCAAGGCGGTCCTGGCCGAGTACAAGGAGGCCAACGACCCCGTGCGCGCCTTCTGGGAGGAGTTCCGCGGCCGGCTGGTCTGGGATCTGGCACCGTTCACGTTCCTCTACGACCTGTACAAGGCCTGGTTCACCGACGTCTCGCCCTCGGGCTCGCCGGTCGGCAACAAGCAGTTCATCACCGACCTGGTCGCCATCGTCCGGCCGGATGCCCTGTGGCACTGCCCGGACAAGACCCGCAAGATCCGACCCGGCCCGATGATGAGCAGCCCCGAGCCGCTCATCGCCGAGTACGAGCTGAAGAAGTGGGCGAACCCGAGCAACAACGGCAGCAATGCGCTGAAGACATCCCAGCCGAAGCTGCAGCTGTCCGCCAGCTACCGCGGCCTGCTCCGGCAGACGGGCGCGCCGGCCCCGACCGACGGCACGACCGCCGAAGAGGACTGATGCGGCCAGTGCCAAGGCCGCTGGCGCACCCGGCGAACTCACCCCGGCCGCTTGCGAACCTGCCTGGGGGCATGAGCGGCGATGTCCGACGTCGTGCACGAGCAGCGGATCACCAACCTCGTCGTCAGCTCGCAGATCACGGCGGACCCCGGGGAGATGCCCCGGCTCAAGAGTGAGGCGTCCCGACGTACGGATGCCCTGCACCGGCCCCCTCTCGACTCCCTCTGAGGCCGCGTGCCTCCTCCCCAGATACCGGCCGTGATGGTCGGACCGACGAAAGGAGATCCCCGATCATGACCACACAGCGAACACCCGTCACGGCTTCGAGGGCGCGCTTCAGCTTCTACGACATCGAGTCGTTGTCGGACGTCTTCACTCTTTGCGCGTACACCCCGCGGCCCGACGGAGCCGTCGACGACCTGGAGATCTTCTTCCTCGCCGACGCCCAGCGGCTCTCCGATGCCGTGGACCCGCAGGCACTCTATGAAACCGTGGTGCGCTCCAACCCGGGCCTTCCCGCAGTCAGCATTCAGTTGTGGAACCTGCGCGGCGAGCGGGGCAACCTCCGCCTTGCCGAGCTGGTGGGCCTCTCGAACGCCGATCTGGTCAACGACCGTGCCGCGGTCTCGTCCTATCCGACAGGCCTGCGCCCGGTCTGCGACACGGATCTCGAGTACGACCCGTTGAAGCACCCGTTCCTGGCTGGGTACAACTCGCTGAACTATGACACGGTCATGCTCGCGCTGTATCTGATGGAGACCTTCCCGGCTCCGCACTCGGGTCGTCTCTTCCAGCCGACCACGGCGCGCGAGATGCGCGAGCACAACGACAAGCTGTTCAACGAGCACATCGAGTACATGCCCGGCTACCTCGGCTGGGACGCCCCGGCTGCCAAGATCCGCCGCGCCATGCTTCACTCGGGCCGGTATCTGGACGTCGCTCGTCTCAACGAGCTCCAGACCAAGGTGAGCCTCAAGCGCCTGCTCGGGATGCTCGGCCGCCAGATCAAGGAATCCGAGAAGCTCAGCCACGACACCCAGATCGCCACGATCGAGGATCTCTACGAGCTGCTGGCCTACAACGTCTCCGACTGCGTGGGCCTGGCCCAGCTCTTCCAGCACCCGGCCTACGCCAGCAACTTCGACCTGAAGGCCGGCCTGCTGGCGCAGTACTCCGAGACGGTCTACGCCAAGAACGGCTCCGTGCGCCGAGACCGGTTGACCATCGACTCGTCCTCGGCGAAGTTCGTCGGCCGCATTCTCGCGCCGTACACCGCGCTGAATGACATCGAGGCCGTGTCCTACCTCTACCCGGACGCCCAGGTGGCCAAGGAGCGGGGAATCTGCCCGGTCAACGTACTCGACGAGTGCCTGCGCTTCTTCGAGGAGAACGTAGCTCCGGACCCCGCCGCGCACCCCGAGGCGACGCCGGAGCAGCGCGCAGCGCACCGCCAGTTCATACAGGTCGTCGACTACTACCGCTCGATCGAGGGGCAGAACTTCAACGATTCCGAGGAGTACCGGGACCTGTTCAGCCTCCCGGCCAAAAACCTGCGCGAGTTGCCGAAGACGCCGAGCAACGTGCCCTACTTCCATCGGGACGCCTCCCCGTCGTCGTGTTTCGCCACGTTCAGCACGGGCGGTATACACGGAGCCGAAGCCGACATGAGCGTCTTCGACACCGACTCCTTCGAGCACCGGGAGCAGGCGGCCATGATCGGCATCGCCCGTCTCATCTACCCCAACGCCAGAGCCTTCGTGACCGAGGCCAAGCGCCAGCACAACCGGCTCTCGCTGCCCGACGGCACGTCCGTCGACAAACGGCTCGTGCTGCTGGGCTCGGATCCGGAGAAGGTGAAGTACCGCAAGCCGAAGAACGCGGACCCGGATCAGGCCGAGCAGCTTGCGCGTGCGCAGGCTCAGGTCCCGGATCCGGCGGGTTTGTTGGCTGCTCAGCGACCGGAGGCCGAAGCGCTGCATGTGCGCCTGGCCGACGGGACGGTGCTCGACGGCAAGCTCGTCCTGGCCGTCACCTCGGAGGCCAAGGCCGCGTACCGTGACGAGCCGTCGAAGAAAGCCCCCGAGCTGTTCATCGCGAAGACCGACAAGTCAACCAAGCTGCACCCGAAGTTCGCCCGGACCTCGGCAGGTCTGGTGATCCACGAGGACTTCACCAGCTACTACCCGAACCTGCTGCGCAACATGAGGGCATTCTGGAACCCGGAGCTGGGCGAGGACCGCTACACGACGATCTTCTTCGAGAAGGAGCGCCTGGGTCGTGCGATAAAGAAGCCGGGGATCTCCGCTGAGGAGAAGGCCCGGCTCACGACCCTGCGCAACGGTACGAAGCTGATCCTGAACTCAGCCTCTGGTGCCGCTGACGCCGCCCACCGGACCCCGATCCGGATGAACAACCGCACCATCTCGATGCGGATCCTCGGCCAGCTGTTCAGCTGGCGAATCGGGCAGGCACAGACGCTGCGCGGCGCACGGATCATCTCGACAAACACCGACGGTCTCTACTCCGTCGTCGGGGAGAACGACTTCGACGAGGCCACCAACAACCGCGTGCTCGCTGAGCAGCAGAAGGCCATCGGCATCGCCATCGAGCCGGAACTGATGTTCCTCATCAGCAAAGACTCGAACAACCGGCTCGAACTGGAAGCACCCGGGCAAGGCCGGACCGTCGCGGACAGCCCAATCATCACTGCTTCCGGTGGAACGCTGGCCTGCCACGCAGGTCCGACCCCGACGAAGTCGCTGGCCCACCCTGCTGTGATCGACTTCGCCCTGGCTCGCTACCTGCAGGCCGTCGCCGGCAGGGGAGAGGGGGCTCTTGCCGAGTCATTCGATTCCGCGCTGGGCCGGAAGATGATCGAGGAGGCGATTTCCCCCGACGATCCGGTCAAGACGCTGCTGCTGTTCCAGAACGTCATCGCCGCGTCCCGGAGCTCGATCACCTACCCGTTCGCCGCTGACCCTCTCAACGCTGGATCCGTGAGTGGCGAGGCCGAAGACGTTGATACTGATGCGCAGCTGGTGAACCCGCGCGCTCTGCAGATGGTCAACAGGGTCTTCATCGTCCACAACGGTAGCGATGGAGCCGTGAGTCTGCACAACGCCGGCGCGTGGAAGGTGAACCCGGTCAGCCAGGCCAAGCGTCGCGAGTCCGGCAACTCCGGGGTGCGGCGCGACCCGATCGCGCTTCAGGTCCTACGTCATCACGGGTGGGCGAAGAACCGCAGCGAAGCCAGCACCTCCGATGGCCTCACGCTGCTCCCCGATGACCAGGACGTCGTGATCCGCCGGATCAACAGCATCGACCCGAGGTGGTCGATGGTCGTCGTCAATGATGACCTCCGCACTCTGCCTGCCTCCCGGGTCGCGCAGCTCATCGGGGCGCTCGACCTCGCCATCTACGCCCGGATGCTCGACGAGACGTTCACCAAGAACTGGAAGAACGCCTCCTGATCAGCTCCCCGCACCACCATCCGACCGCAGGTGCCGGGTCGTGCCGACACGACGCTGCTCGGCACCCGAGTCCAATTCGAGTCGAAGGCGAGTCTGGCTCGCCACGGCAAGAGAATCGAGAGACGTCATGTTCCGGACCACACGTCCCGTCCGCACCGTTGAAGGAGGCGACAAGTTATGAGTGCCGCCCCCGAACCAGTCCAGCCCGGTCAGCGCTGGCGGCGCAAAAGTGATGGGGTCCTGACCAAGGTCCTTCACGTAGATTCACCCTTCCAGTTCCGGCGCTCGGTCCATCATCGAGCGCAGCGTCGGACGGTCACCAAGCTCGGCTCGTTCCTGAAGAAGTACGAGATCGTGTCCGATGCCGTGCCGACCGACACCTCCGCCCAGGACGACGACGCCCAGGCCCAGCAGGAGAAGAACACGACCCGCGAGGGCATCCTGGTCCGCCGGGGCCAGATCTGGGAAGACCTCGACACCCGACAGAGCAAGCGCCGCGTCGTCGAGTCCGTTGCGGACGGGGAGGCCCAAGTCCGGGATCACTACGGCACGAAGTACTCCACCCTCAGCGTCTCCCGAATGCACAAGCACCCCACGGGCTTACGCCTCGTCGGGCCCGGTGAGCTGAAGTACGGCACGCCGACGGCCTCGTCGGACGAGAAGACTCAGAGCCGATGACGTCCCCGCGTGAGCGGGTCATCGAGGACTACCTCCTGGCCCAGTGCCGGGCACACGGCTTCCTGTGTCTGAAGTTCGTCTCGCCGGCCCGCGGGGGAGTGCCCGACCGGATCGTCGTTGCCCTGGGCCGCGTTGTGTTCGTCGAGGTCAAGCGCCCTGGCGGCCGGCTGCGGAAGCTGCAGCAGCTCATGCACGCCAAGTTGCGTTGTCACGGAGCTGAAGTCCACGTCGTTGACGACATGCCGGGCGTCGACACGTTCATCGCGCACCTCCTCCAGTCTCCATCCGATTAACAGAGAACAGCACCATGACCCGCAAGTACCCATCTGCGCCCCAGCGGCCGCAGTACGAAACCAAGGACATCGGCCGCCCGCGGTTCGCACCGTCCCGCCTGACCCGAGAAGTCTCGATGCCAGAGCGCGTGGATGAAGGTCACGGGCGGCTCCCGGGCAACGGGATCCGCGACGGCAGCGAGGGCCTTGTCGAGCGCGTCGCTGTTGATAAGGGATGCCGGTTCGTTGGTCAGGCCATGACTCTAGGGGCCCTGGAAATTGGTGGATGTCAGAATGAACTATGACAAATCAAAGTAGGGTAGGCGATCAGGATGCCGAGGCTTTCCGCTGCCGAGACCAACGTGATTGGCGAGAAGGTCAAGACTTTCGAGCTCACTCGCGAGATGCAGGGCCGCCTGTGCTTCCCCGGTGGGACCATGGCCCTGGAAAGGGCCTGGCAGAACGAGGGCAAGAAGGCCTGCGAGATCGAGGTGGTCACCGCGCAGGATCGGTTCCGCAACGTTGAGGAGGCCTGCGAGTGGGGGGCTGACAGGGCGTTTGACCCCCGGACCGGACGGCAGATCGAACTCTGAGGCCCATGGTGTGGGGCCCTTCCGAGGCAAGCGGGAGGGCCCCACACCATGGGCCTTACTGGCCGTCGACACATCAGCGCAGCCCGCCACCGAGCGCGACGTCCGCGAGTTGGCCAACTGGCCGGTAGGCGCGCTGCATCATGGCTACGATCCAGCGCATGGACATTCCTCATCAGCACGTCACCGGGCACTTAGTCGCCGCTGGATATCGGCAGGGGTGCCCGGTCGGCCCGAACGTCCCGATCCCGGGACCGAGCTGGGCAATGCACCATGTCCGGCGAGAACGCTGGCCCGAGGGCGCTGTGGAGTGCAAGGAGATCCGCTACACCCTCGACGACTCCTGGGCCCGCCGCTCAGCAGCACTGCGGGACCAGGAGGCCGCTGACCAACTGGCCATCGACACGAAGGCGGCGTACGGGGAGCTGACGGCAGTCCTGCAAC comes from the Streptomyces sp. NBC_01471 genome and includes:
- a CDS encoding DHH family phosphoesterase is translated as MSTLHTVDDHSLTDEDTDLFELLCRRRDWSDQYLKEIESTEHDELLDLAEMVEALHDARTTGKKITIAPDFDMDGIASGVLGYAGLAELGFNVELHLPDYRRGHELAPEDIAEIHAKWPDTRVLLTCDGGVNSHRGVAAARALGWTTLVTDHHEELAPGSTADVTVDPCRIHETYAHTGICGAHVLYQVIEAYARVHRTVKLWEIRLLRLFAGLGTVSDVMPVLYENRQLVRDAISIARLLRVAAPKTIPNPWGGFDADPDAIDVEQSILMQLLRTEPHHPVFLRTFEGFAIVLKAFAQIGKIRDLDDLDEGFFGFYLAPAMNSPRRTEASLEPCFQVFTAAGADEKLKAAHQVIETNELRKQLVIKHMKELGTGEQPLAPWVYFSDAYPGMYGLLANQMMERNGHPVVVVNRPAGADDFVSGSGRAPGWFNIINSLEPYDGLSAIGHQQACGVRVAKAKKLGDLVTVLQEATQVALLAVSTDGPNGDLVLGPDDDCDAGLEDLQPLFELVRRTEGLKPFGHGFTAPVVEIAIEPLGLRVDRIGSESQHLRLVTRSGLSCLWWNVAEEKYEVLQSLGRRASRTELGTLRFVASLQLNTFRGDTRVQAVIGEQITTAA
- a CDS encoding VRR-NUC domain-containing protein, whose amino-acid sequence is MTSPRERVIEDYLLAQCRAHGFLCLKFVSPARGGVPDRIVVALGRVVFVEVKRPGGRLRKLQQLMHAKLRCHGAEVHVVDDMPGVDTFIAHLLQSPSD
- a CDS encoding lysostaphin resistance A-like protein, which encodes MAASPIISHLLSIAWCVLVPLAVVAVYLGLGTGAVLLVGEPVLATAALGMLVVVLVGATRILRPAWLAHAAAPCPKRETPGFGWTVLGCAALAFLAGQSLALWIYRTAGSTGFDASNQTRHAAGAVATLLLTLVAAPVGEEFLFRGLIYPLLRKRMGVPVSALVSAVVFGLLHGNAVQFASTLPLAVLLALLYERTRALWLCVLLHLGFNLTATLAPAQAMGALANPVSAMFLCLAFAGCSVGLYRRVASGTPPGAVPGTGDESVMP
- a CDS encoding phage/plasmid primase, P4 family — protein: MTPPDAPTSLPADGCIAGPRTNPVADVLSSVMKYFSGRDDMAPQNEIITYVTAVYLDHIDLDTPPTPRVLEKQLLAIVNGVCKSENFKAATATERLPLLRCLTYWQVAQILLRLHHVIRIAPNAKDTDREYDLLAMYQANGRARGTYTTSEDDIRTAVRMYNTQLTLKEFAEVLAVLREDSPRRHQSTNRDFIAARNGIVFYGTEPLDVTVFGKDFHFEPKQVHPFDPAIVLLTKNDVDYVDDAPQQIITHPEDGNWDVVSWIEELFDQPGDEGLADLIWEIIGAIIRPHVRWGKTAWFYSEQGNNGKGTLCALMRNLVGSGAHTSIPLSDFGKDFALEPLVRANAIIVDENDVGTFIDKAANLKAIVTNDVIQINRKYRMPIAYQFFGFMVQCLNEFPRVKDKSESFYRRQQFVPFTKSFTGAEKKYIKDDYLQRPEVLEYVFWHAINRAGTSSPGDYYQLSEPVATKAVLAEYKEANDPVRAFWEEFRGRLVWDLAPFTFLYDLYKAWFTDVSPSGSPVGNKQFITDLVAIVRPDALWHCPDKTRKIRPGPMMSSPEPLIAEYELKKWANPSNNGSNALKTSQPKLQLSASYRGLLRQTGAPAPTDGTTAEED